A window of Roseovarius sp. THAF27 contains these coding sequences:
- a CDS encoding cytochrome c oxidase assembly protein: MAMDRNTKTVMRLVAVGVTMGALAWASVPLYDWFCRVTGYGGETNVADLGSDEILDRTIKIRFDASNERGFPWEFKPVQRQMEIRIGETGLAFYEAYNPTDRPIAGSASYNVTPFEAGGFFTKIDCFCFEQQVLQPGERVQMPVTFFVDPEIVDDRDAQYTKTITLGYTFYEIDLPEDETQAALDKGEAPDNNVN; the protein is encoded by the coding sequence ATGGCGATGGACCGGAATACCAAGACGGTGATGCGGCTGGTGGCCGTGGGCGTCACGATGGGCGCGCTGGCCTGGGCGTCGGTGCCGCTTTACGACTGGTTCTGCCGGGTGACGGGCTATGGCGGCGAGACCAACGTGGCCGACCTGGGCTCGGACGAGATCCTGGACCGCACCATCAAGATCCGCTTCGACGCCAGCAACGAGCGCGGCTTTCCTTGGGAGTTCAAGCCGGTGCAGCGTCAGATGGAGATCCGCATCGGCGAGACGGGCCTTGCCTTCTACGAGGCCTACAATCCCACCGACCGCCCGATCGCGGGCTCGGCCAGCTACAACGTCACGCCGTTCGAGGCGGGCGGGTTCTTTACCAAGATCGATTGCTTCTGCTTCGAGCAGCAGGTGTTGCAACCGGGCGAACGCGTGCAGATGCCGGTGACGTTTTTCGTCGATCCCGAGATTGTCGACGACCGCGATGCGCAGTACACGAAAACCATCACACTGGGCTATACGTTCTACGAGATCGACCTGCCCGAAGACGAAACGCAGGCGGCGCTCGACAAGGGCGAGGCGCCTGATAACAACGTGAACTAA
- a CDS encoding class I SAM-dependent methyltransferase produces the protein MTDPTQNLDTDALRAFGEGVDFGRTASDYATHRAGFPPAFFELLTQRGWTGPGQTAVDLGCGTGTVARGLAGLGLDVTGIDPAQPLLDEARKLDRAAGVEITYKTGTAEATGLAAASADLVTAGQCWHWFDRPAAAAEVARLLRPGGRAVIAHFDWLPLPGNVVAATEALILRHNPGWAGAGGTGIYPAWLTDLAQAGLTALETASVDVSQPYTHVAWRGRIRASAGVAASLDAERTSVFDAELAALLRREFPDEPMSIPHRIWLATGVLDT, from the coding sequence ATGACCGACCCGACCCAGAACCTCGACACCGACGCCCTCCGCGCCTTCGGGGAAGGCGTCGATTTCGGCCGCACCGCCAGCGATTACGCCACCCATCGCGCCGGCTTCCCGCCTGCCTTTTTCGAGCTTCTGACACAGCGCGGCTGGACCGGCCCCGGCCAGACCGCCGTCGACCTGGGCTGCGGCACCGGCACCGTCGCGCGCGGGCTGGCGGGCCTTGGGCTCGACGTCACCGGCATCGACCCCGCACAGCCGCTCCTCGACGAGGCCCGCAAACTGGACCGCGCCGCAGGCGTCGAGATCACCTACAAGACAGGAACGGCAGAGGCGACGGGCCTTGCCGCCGCTTCGGCCGATCTCGTCACGGCGGGGCAATGCTGGCACTGGTTCGACCGGCCAGCAGCCGCCGCGGAGGTCGCGCGCCTGTTGCGCCCCGGCGGGCGGGCGGTGATCGCCCATTTCGACTGGTTGCCGCTGCCCGGCAACGTGGTGGCGGCGACCGAGGCGCTGATCCTGCGCCACAATCCCGGATGGGCGGGCGCGGGCGGCACCGGGATCTATCCGGCCTGGCTGACGGACCTGGCGCAGGCGGGCCTGACCGCGCTGGAGACCGCATCCGTCGACGTCTCGCAGCCCTACACGCACGTTGCCTGGCGCGGGCGCATCCGGGCCAGCGCCGGTGTCGCCGCCTCGCTCGACGCCGAAAGGACCTCGGTTTTCGATGCCGAGCTTGCCGCCCTTCTGAGGCGGGAATTTCCCGACGAGCCCATGAGCATACCCCATCGGATCTGGCTGGCCACCGGGGTGCTCGACACGTAA
- a CDS encoding SURF1 family protein: MLRKTLLPLIFGLAGAAVLIWLGVWQVQRLDWKEGILSQIETRIDAAPVALPERFDPEADKYLPVEVSGQFGDGALRVLVSRKQVGAGYLVISPFETEGGRRILVDRGFIRQGDALSDAPGGALTVTGNLHWPDDRNSSTPENDVDGNTWFARDLGQMAEVLDTEPVLLVARTLSQPEEAVTPLPVDTAHIPNDHLQYAITWFSLAAIWLGMTAFYIFRGRGAAKGLDR; the protein is encoded by the coding sequence ATGCTAAGAAAAACACTCCTTCCGCTGATCTTCGGGCTGGCCGGTGCGGCCGTGCTGATCTGGCTGGGCGTGTGGCAGGTGCAGCGTCTGGACTGGAAGGAAGGCATCCTTTCGCAGATCGAGACGCGGATCGACGCCGCGCCGGTGGCGCTGCCGGAAAGGTTCGATCCCGAGGCGGACAAGTATCTGCCGGTGGAAGTGAGCGGTCAATTCGGAGACGGGGCGCTGCGCGTCCTAGTCAGCCGCAAGCAGGTGGGCGCGGGATACCTGGTGATCTCGCCCTTCGAGACTGAAGGCGGGCGGCGCATCCTGGTGGATCGCGGCTTCATCCGGCAGGGCGATGCGCTGAGTGACGCGCCCGGGGGCGCGCTGACGGTCACCGGCAACCTGCACTGGCCCGACGACCGCAACAGCTCGACGCCCGAAAACGATGTCGACGGCAACACCTGGTTCGCCCGCGACCTGGGCCAGATGGCCGAGGTGCTGGACACCGAGCCGGTGCTGCTGGTGGCGCGCACCCTGTCGCAGCCAGAGGAGGCCGTGACGCCCTTGCCGGTGGACACGGCCCACATTCCGAACGATCACTTGCAATACGCGATCACGTGGTTCTCGCTGGCCGCCATCTGGCTGGGCATGACCGCTTTCTATATCTTCCGCGGCCGTGGCGCCGCAAAAGGACTGGACCGATGA
- the tldD gene encoding metalloprotease TldD, with product MTSDVFRPFETEIEREAALARLREAVAGADDGELFLERRRAESLLFDDGRVKTASYDAAQGFGLRAVRGEVAGYAHSSEISEAAMGRAVETARLAVGDGGGTMADAPAATNRRLYSDADPIAGHEFPVKLDTLREIDAYLRDMDPRVVQVTAAIAASLQEVVILRADGHEVSDTRPMTRLNISVIVEKDGRRETGSVGGGGRVMLDGLIAPEDWQAKAREALRIALVNLEAEAAPAGVMDVVLGPGWPGILLHEAIGHGLEGDFNRKGSSAFAGLMGQRIAAPGVTVLDDGTIPDRRGSITVDDEGTPSGRNVLIEDGILVGYMQDRQNARLMGVEATGNGRRQSYAHAPMPRMTNTYMLGGDATRDEIVADLKDGIYAVGFGGGQVDITNGKFVFSCTEAYRVKNGKIGAPVKGATLIGDGATALQQIRALGNDMALDPGMGNCGKQGQWVPVGVGQPTVMIGGLTVGGSQAGS from the coding sequence ATGACATCAGACGTTTTTCGTCCCTTCGAGACCGAGATCGAGCGCGAGGCGGCGCTGGCCAGGCTGCGCGAGGCCGTGGCCGGCGCGGATGACGGCGAGCTCTTCCTGGAGCGTCGCCGGGCGGAATCCCTGTTGTTCGACGATGGCCGGGTCAAGACCGCCTCGTATGACGCCGCGCAGGGCTTCGGGCTGCGCGCCGTGCGCGGCGAGGTAGCGGGCTATGCCCATTCATCCGAGATTTCCGAAGCCGCGATGGGCCGCGCCGTGGAAACCGCGCGCCTGGCCGTGGGCGATGGCGGCGGCACGATGGCCGACGCCCCCGCCGCCACCAACCGGCGGCTCTATTCCGACGCCGACCCCATCGCCGGGCACGAGTTTCCCGTCAAGCTCGATACGTTGCGCGAGATCGACGCCTACCTGCGCGACATGGACCCTCGCGTGGTGCAGGTGACCGCCGCCATCGCCGCCTCCCTGCAGGAGGTCGTGATCCTGCGCGCCGACGGGCACGAGGTTTCCGACACCCGGCCCATGACGCGCCTCAATATAAGTGTCATCGTCGAAAAGGACGGCCGCCGCGAAACCGGCAGCGTCGGCGGCGGCGGACGCGTCATGCTCGACGGCCTTATTGCCCCCGAGGACTGGCAAGCCAAGGCCCGCGAGGCGCTGCGCATCGCCCTGGTCAACCTCGAGGCCGAGGCGGCGCCGGCGGGCGTGATGGACGTGGTCCTTGGCCCCGGCTGGCCCGGTATCCTGCTGCACGAGGCGATCGGTCACGGGCTGGAGGGGGATTTCAACCGCAAGGGCAGTTCCGCCTTCGCCGGCCTCATGGGCCAACGCATCGCCGCCCCCGGCGTGACGGTTCTCGACGATGGCACTATACCCGACCGGCGCGGCAGCATCACCGTCGATGACGAGGGCACGCCCTCGGGCAGGAACGTGCTGATCGAGGACGGCATATTGGTGGGCTACATGCAGGACCGCCAGAACGCCCGCCTGATGGGGGTCGAGGCCACCGGCAACGGGCGGCGCCAAAGCTATGCCCACGCACCCATGCCGCGCATGACCAACACCTACATGCTGGGCGGCGACGCGACGCGGGACGAGATCGTGGCGGATCTCAAGGACGGCATCTATGCCGTGGGCTTCGGCGGCGGTCAGGTCGACATCACCAACGGCAAGTTCGTCTTTTCCTGCACCGAGGCCTACCGCGTGAAGAACGGCAAGATCGGCGCGCCGGTCAAGGGCGCCACGTTGATCGGCGACGGGGCGACGGCGCTGCAACAGATCCGGGCGCTTGGCAACGACATGGCGCTCGACCCCGGCATGGGCAATTGCGGCAAGCAGGGTCAGTGGGTACCCGTGGGCGTCGGTCAGCCTACGGTGATGATCGGCGGGCTGACCGTGGGCGGTTCGCAGGCGGGGAGTTGA
- a CDS encoding GNAT family N-acetyltransferase, producing MFLPRRKIRIETERLTLRQPVLTDFRDWSSLRESSADFLTPWEPQWAADHLSRKGFANRVYWSQRSISSGSAVPLFLFRREDDMLVGAITLDNIRRGPAQSGTLGYWTGQPHARKGYMREALQAVSHYAFERLDLSRLEAACLPENAPSRRLLESCGFKYEGVAQSYLQIAGRWRTHVLYAALRGDRRGRTDVG from the coding sequence ATGTTCCTGCCGCGCCGGAAGATCCGGATCGAGACGGAGCGCCTGACCCTGCGTCAGCCCGTCCTGACGGACTTCCGCGACTGGTCGTCCTTGCGCGAAAGCAGCGCCGATTTCCTGACCCCGTGGGAGCCGCAATGGGCCGCCGACCACCTGTCGCGCAAGGGGTTCGCCAACCGGGTCTACTGGTCTCAGCGGTCGATCTCGTCGGGCTCGGCGGTGCCCTTGTTCCTGTTCCGGCGCGAGGACGACATGCTGGTGGGGGCGATCACGCTGGACAATATCCGGCGTGGCCCCGCCCAGTCGGGCACGCTGGGCTACTGGACCGGTCAGCCTCATGCGCGCAAGGGCTACATGCGCGAGGCGCTGCAGGCAGTGTCGCACTACGCCTTCGAGCGACTGGACCTGTCGCGGCTCGAAGCCGCCTGTCTGCCGGAAAACGCTCCTTCGCGGCGTCTGCTGGAAAGCTGCGGGTTCAAGTACGAGGGCGTGGCGCAGAGCTATTTGCAGATCGCGGGGCGCTGGCGGACGCATGTTCTGTATGCCGCGCTGCGCGGTGACCGGCGCGGCCGGACGGATGTGGGGTAA
- the coxB gene encoding cytochrome c oxidase subunit II, with product MRKFTSFLASMMAAATALPAMAQENLEIIGKPEQGAIGFQPAATELARDLHWLDGMVLVIITAITIFVCGLLGYCIVRYNKRANPTPSSFTHNSPIEVAWTVVPIVILVFIAAFSLPVLFKQQEIPEGDVNIKVTGYQWYWGYEYMDHDFAFDSYMIGAPATGGDNRLTDDVRAQLEEAGYSEDEFLLATDTAVVVPVGQTVVMQVTGADVIHSWTIPAFGVKQDAVPGRIAQLWFSAEKEGIYFGQCSELCGQAHAYMPITVKVVSQEDYDAWLEGAIEEYAGDPSTLPDRVKLAAAE from the coding sequence ATGCGCAAATTCACCAGCTTTCTGGCGTCCATGATGGCCGCTGCAACGGCGCTTCCGGCGATGGCACAGGAAAATCTTGAAATCATCGGCAAGCCCGAACAGGGCGCGATCGGTTTTCAACCGGCTGCCACGGAACTGGCGCGCGACCTGCATTGGCTCGACGGCATGGTGCTGGTGATCATCACCGCGATCACCATTTTCGTCTGTGGCCTGCTGGGCTACTGCATCGTGCGCTACAACAAGCGTGCCAACCCGACGCCGTCGAGCTTTACCCACAACTCGCCGATCGAGGTGGCCTGGACCGTGGTGCCGATCGTGATCCTGGTGTTCATCGCGGCGTTCTCGTTGCCGGTGCTGTTCAAGCAGCAGGAAATTCCCGAGGGCGACGTGAACATCAAGGTCACCGGCTACCAGTGGTACTGGGGCTATGAATACATGGATCACGATTTCGCCTTCGACAGCTACATGATCGGCGCGCCGGCCACGGGCGGCGACAACCGCCTGACCGACGATGTGCGCGCGCAACTGGAAGAGGCGGGCTATTCCGAGGACGAGTTCCTGCTGGCCACCGACACCGCCGTGGTCGTGCCCGTGGGCCAGACCGTCGTGATGCAGGTCACCGGCGCGGACGTGATCCACAGCTGGACCATTCCCGCCTTCGGCGTGAAGCAGGACGCCGTTCCGGGCCGGATCGCGCAGCTGTGGTTCAGCGCCGAGAAGGAAGGCATCTATTTCGGCCAGTGTTCGGAACTCTGCGGCCAGGCGCACGCCTACATGCCGATCACGGTCAAGGTCGTCAGCCAGGAAGACTATGATGCCTGGCTGGAAGGCGCGATCGAGGAATATGCAGGTGACCCGTCGACGCTTCCCGACCGCGTGAAGCTGGCCGCCGCCGAGTAA
- the thrC gene encoding threonine synthase has protein sequence MKYISTRGNAPVLSFEAAMLTGLARDGGLYLPESIPTLAADEIKALHGVSYEEAALRIMRPFIGDAFTDDEFRAIIAKTYAGFGHAARAPLKQLDAGHFLLELFHGPTLAFKDFAMQLIGQLFEASLKRSGDRVCIVGATSGDTGSAAIEAFRGLDKVDVFILYPHGRVSEVQRRQMTTPVEDNVHAIAVDGDFDACQARVKDMFNDFEFRDAVGLAGVNSINWARVLAQVVYYFTSAVSLGAPERKVSFTVPTGNFGDIFAGYIAKRMGLPIDQLIVATNQNDILHRCLTTSEYRPDGVIPSISPSMDIQVSSNFERALYYAYDQDGAAVAQLMDELKAGGFSVSQGALEALRETFASGRCAEDETRATILETWNAAGELLCPHSAVGVKVAEEMRDPAIPMITLATAHPAKFPAAVEEASGQHPPLPDRMADLYERSERVTRVENDLAAIETLIKDRIPN, from the coding sequence ATGAAATACATCTCGACCCGGGGCAACGCGCCCGTCTTGAGTTTCGAGGCAGCCATGCTGACCGGGCTGGCGCGGGATGGGGGGCTGTACCTGCCCGAAAGCATCCCGACGCTGGCGGCGGACGAGATCAAGGCGCTGCACGGGGTGTCTTACGAGGAGGCGGCGTTGCGCATCATGCGGCCCTTTATCGGCGACGCCTTCACCGACGACGAGTTCCGCGCCATCATCGCCAAGACCTATGCCGGGTTCGGCCATGCCGCGCGGGCGCCGCTGAAGCAACTGGATGCCGGGCATTTTCTGTTGGAGCTGTTTCACGGCCCCACGCTCGCGTTCAAGGATTTCGCGATGCAGCTGATCGGCCAACTGTTCGAGGCGTCGTTGAAACGCTCGGGGGACCGGGTGTGCATCGTGGGCGCTACATCGGGCGATACCGGCTCGGCGGCGATCGAGGCGTTCCGGGGGCTGGACAAGGTGGATGTCTTCATCCTCTACCCCCATGGCCGGGTCAGCGAGGTGCAGCGCCGCCAGATGACCACGCCTGTCGAAGACAACGTGCACGCCATCGCCGTCGATGGCGATTTCGACGCCTGCCAGGCGCGGGTGAAGGACATGTTCAACGACTTCGAATTCCGCGATGCGGTCGGTCTGGCCGGCGTGAACTCGATCAACTGGGCGCGGGTGCTGGCGCAGGTGGTGTATTACTTCACTTCCGCCGTGTCGCTGGGCGCGCCCGAACGCAAGGTGAGCTTCACCGTGCCCACGGGCAATTTCGGCGACATCTTCGCAGGTTACATCGCCAAGCGTATGGGCCTGCCGATCGACCAGCTGATCGTCGCCACCAACCAAAACGACATCCTGCACCGCTGCCTGACCACGTCGGAATACAGGCCCGACGGCGTGATCCCGTCGATCAGCCCGTCGATGGATATCCAGGTCAGCTCCAATTTCGAGCGGGCGCTCTACTATGCTTACGATCAGGACGGTGCCGCCGTGGCGCAGCTGATGGACGAGTTGAAGGCCGGCGGCTTTTCAGTCAGCCAAGGAGCATTGGAGGCGTTGCGGGAAACCTTCGCCTCGGGCCGCTGCGCCGAGGACGAGACCCGCGCGACGATCCTGGAGACTTGGAACGCCGCCGGGGAACTGCTGTGTCCGCATTCCGCCGTCGGCGTAAAGGTGGCCGAGGAAATGCGCGACCCTGCCATCCCGATGATCACGCTGGCAACCGCCCACCCGGCCAAGTTCCCGGCGGCGGTGGAAGAGGCCAGCGGCCAACATCCCCCCTTGCCGGACCGTATGGCCGACCTGTATGAGCGGTCGGAACGCGTGACACGGGTCGAGAACGACCTTGCCGCCATCGAAACCCTCATCAAGGACCGCATCCCGAATTGA
- the dprA gene encoding DNA-processing protein DprA, giving the protein MSEELHPSTHPPLPPTTEDDRVAWLRLLRSRRVGPATFHRLMQEHGTAQAALEALPEVARAAGVETYAACPVGVAEAELKAGAAIGARLIFIGTPDYPDLLAATPDAPPFLWAVGDGAPLLQRPMVALVGARNASSLGLRMAKALAGALSERGHVVVSGLARGIDAAAHLAALDHGTLAVVAGGVDVIYPAENTKLAEDIARTGLRLSEQPIGTVPQARHFPARNRIISGMAQAVVVVEAAARSGSLITARNALDQGRDVLAVPGHPFDARAAGCNMLIRDGATLVRNADDVLAALPARGEAPAPPQPDLPLAQPPEKRSLAETARLHTDILNRLGPAPLAEDQLIRDLSAPAARVSPALTDLEVSGKITRHPGGLVSRS; this is encoded by the coding sequence ATGTCCGAGGAATTACATCCTTCCACTCACCCCCCACTCCCACCCACCACGGAAGATGATCGGGTAGCGTGGCTTCGTCTGTTGCGCTCTCGCCGGGTCGGACCGGCGACGTTTCACAGGTTGATGCAGGAACATGGCACCGCGCAGGCCGCTCTGGAGGCCTTGCCGGAGGTCGCCCGTGCGGCAGGAGTCGAGACTTACGCCGCCTGCCCCGTCGGCGTGGCCGAGGCCGAGCTGAAGGCGGGTGCCGCGATTGGCGCACGGCTGATCTTCATCGGCACTCCGGACTATCCAGACCTTTTGGCCGCTACACCGGACGCGCCGCCCTTTCTCTGGGCCGTGGGCGATGGCGCGCCGTTGCTGCAGCGTCCCATGGTCGCGCTTGTCGGCGCGCGCAACGCATCGTCATTGGGCCTGCGCATGGCCAAGGCGCTGGCCGGCGCGCTGTCCGAACGGGGCCATGTGGTTGTCTCGGGCCTGGCCCGCGGGATCGACGCGGCGGCGCACCTGGCGGCGCTGGATCACGGCACCCTGGCGGTCGTCGCCGGGGGCGTCGACGTGATTTACCCCGCCGAGAACACCAAGCTGGCCGAGGATATCGCCCGCACCGGCCTGCGCCTGTCGGAACAGCCCATCGGCACGGTCCCGCAGGCGCGGCACTTCCCGGCGCGCAACCGCATCATCAGCGGCATGGCGCAGGCCGTCGTCGTGGTCGAGGCCGCGGCCCGGTCCGGCTCGCTGATCACCGCGCGCAACGCGCTCGACCAGGGGCGCGACGTGCTGGCGGTGCCGGGCCATCCGTTCGACGCCCGCGCCGCCGGCTGCAACATGCTGATCCGCGACGGCGCGACGCTGGTGCGCAACGCCGACGACGTTCTGGCCGCCCTGCCCGCAAGGGGTGAGGCGCCGGCACCACCGCAGCCGGACCTGCCACTTGCCCAACCGCCTGAAAAGCGCAGCCTGGCCGAAACGGCCCGGCTGCATACCGACATACTGAACCGTCTCGGCCCGGCACCGCTGGCCGAGGATCAGCTGATCCGCGACCTGTCGGCGCCCGCCGCGCGGGTCTCTC
- a CDS encoding pitrilysin family protein has translation MTVNLTTLDNGFRIVTEHMPGLQSAAIGVWVLAGARHEDAAQNGIAHFLEHMAFKGTKRRNALEIAEAIEDVGGYINAYTSREVTAYYARVLADDVPLALDVVADILRNPVFDAREIEVERGVILQEIGQALDTPDDIIFDWLQEQAYPNHPLGRTILGPEDRVRSFSRDDLTRFVDQRYRPGQMILSAAGAVDHDALVKLAEEAFGDMQPSNTIAPPAAKFAGGETRTVRTLEQAHFAMAFESSNYSSPDIHTAQIYASALGGSMSSRLFQEIRERRGLCYTIFAQAGAYADTGMLTIYAGTSADEMESLGRLTVDEMKRAAEDFSQAELDRARAQMKAGLLMGLESPSNRAERSARMMQIWGRVPDLDEVVERIDAVTLKDLKSHAEVIATEAPAALALYGPVSHAPSLQTLQERRAA, from the coding sequence TTGACCGTCAACCTGACCACTCTCGACAACGGATTTCGCATCGTCACCGAACATATGCCGGGCCTGCAATCGGCGGCCATCGGCGTGTGGGTCCTGGCGGGTGCCCGGCACGAGGACGCCGCCCAGAACGGCATCGCGCATTTCCTCGAACACATGGCCTTCAAGGGCACCAAGCGGCGCAACGCGCTGGAAATTGCCGAGGCGATCGAGGATGTGGGCGGCTATATCAATGCTTATACCAGCCGCGAGGTGACGGCCTATTACGCCCGCGTGCTGGCCGATGACGTGCCGCTGGCGCTGGACGTGGTGGCCGATATCCTGCGCAACCCGGTGTTCGACGCGCGCGAGATCGAGGTCGAGCGCGGCGTGATCCTGCAGGAGATCGGGCAGGCGCTGGATACGCCCGACGACATCATCTTCGACTGGTTGCAGGAGCAGGCCTATCCCAACCACCCGCTGGGCCGCACCATCCTGGGGCCAGAAGACCGTGTGCGCAGCTTTTCGCGTGATGACCTGACGCGGTTCGTCGACCAGCGCTATCGCCCGGGGCAGATGATCCTGTCCGCCGCCGGGGCCGTGGATCACGACGCGCTGGTCAAGCTGGCCGAAGAGGCGTTCGGCGACATGCAGCCCTCGAACACCATCGCGCCGCCCGCCGCCAAGTTCGCCGGGGGCGAGACGCGCACCGTGCGCACGCTGGAGCAGGCGCATTTCGCCATGGCGTTCGAGAGCTCGAACTATTCCAGCCCCGACATTCATACCGCGCAGATCTACGCGTCGGCGCTGGGCGGCTCGATGTCCTCGCGCCTGTTCCAGGAGATCCGCGAGCGGCGGGGGCTGTGCTATACGATCTTTGCGCAGGCCGGGGCCTATGCGGATACCGGGATGCTCACGATCTATGCCGGCACGTCCGCCGACGAGATGGAAAGCCTTGGCCGCCTGACGGTGGACGAGATGAAGCGCGCCGCCGAGGATTTCAGTCAGGCCGAGCTGGACCGGGCGCGGGCACAGATGAAGGCGGGCCTGCTGATGGGGCTGGAAAGCCCGTCGAACCGGGCCGAACGCTCGGCGCGGATGATGCAGATCTGGGGCCGGGTGCCGGACCTCGACGAGGTGGTCGAGCGGATCGACGCGGTCACGCTGAAGGACCTCAAATCGCACGCCGAGGTGATTGCCACCGAAGCGCCCGCCGCGCTGGCGCTTTACGGGCCCGTCAGCCATGCGCCGTCACTGCAGACCTTGCAGGAAAGGCGTGCGGCCTGA
- a CDS encoding cytochrome c oxidase subunit 3 has translation MAHEKNHDYHILNPSIWPLLGAMAGFVMLFGAVLFFHGSGPWMLLAGFVGVAYVMFGWWADTIKESQAGDHTPVVRIGLRYGFIMFIMSEVMFFAAWFWSFFKHAIYPMGEMSPITDGVWPPAGIETFDPWHLPLINTLILLCSGMAATWAHHALVHENNRDDVKWGLTIAIALGVIFTGLQAYEYSHAAFGFSGNIYGANFFMATGFHGAHVVIGTIFLFVCLLRLMRGHFTPEKHIGFEAAAWYWHFVDVVWLFLFAAVYIWGG, from the coding sequence ATGGCACATGAAAAAAATCACGACTACCACATCCTGAACCCCTCTATCTGGCCCCTCCTGGGGGCAATGGCCGGGTTCGTCATGCTGTTCGGCGCGGTGCTGTTCTTTCACGGCAGCGGGCCGTGGATGCTGCTGGCCGGCTTCGTGGGCGTCGCCTACGTGATGTTCGGCTGGTGGGCGGACACGATCAAGGAAAGCCAGGCGGGCGACCATACGCCGGTGGTGCGGATCGGGCTGCGCTATGGCTTCATCATGTTCATCATGTCCGAGGTTATGTTCTTCGCCGCGTGGTTCTGGAGCTTCTTCAAGCACGCGATCTACCCGATGGGCGAGATGTCCCCCATTACCGATGGCGTCTGGCCGCCGGCGGGGATCGAGACGTTCGACCCCTGGCACCTGCCGCTGATCAACACGCTGATCCTGCTGTGCTCGGGCATGGCCGCCACCTGGGCGCACCACGCGCTGGTGCACGAGAACAACCGCGACGACGTCAAATGGGGCCTGACCATCGCCATCGCCCTGGGGGTGATCTTCACCGGGTTGCAGGCCTATGAATACAGCCACGCGGCTTTCGGATTTTCGGGCAACATCTACGGCGCGAACTTCTTCATGGCGACCGGCTTTCACGGGGCGCATGTGGTGATCGGAACGATCTTCCTGTTCGTCTGCCTTCTGCGGCTCATGCGGGGCCACTTCACCCCCGAAAAACACATCGGGTTCGAAGCCGCCGCCTGGTACTGGCACTTCGTCGACGTGGTGTGGCTGTTCCTGTTCGCCGCGGTCTACATCTGGGGCGGCTGA
- the cyoE gene encoding heme o synthase, producing MSDASLNTSKVQGFEDEASFGDFFALLKPRVMTLVVFTAFVGLIAAPVSVHPVVGFAAILFIAVGGGASGALNMWWDADIDAVMKRTAKRPIPAGKVTRDEAFAFGMALSGFAVVMLGLATNLLAAGLLAFTIFFYIVIYTMWLKRWTPQNIVIGGAAGAFPPMIGWAAATGSVSVEAVLMFCLTFMWTPPHFWALALFTKMDYDNARVPMLTVTHGRRSTRVHILVYTVLLAALAIGLGFTSVGGPLYLAVALVLNATFLKGAVDIWRRDEAASEADKYLAERKFFKLSLLYLFAHFGAIAAEALLAPYGLGGW from the coding sequence ATGAGCGACGCAAGTCTCAACACCAGCAAGGTTCAGGGCTTCGAGGACGAGGCCAGCTTCGGCGATTTCTTCGCGCTGTTGAAACCGCGCGTGATGACGCTGGTCGTGTTCACGGCCTTCGTCGGGCTGATCGCCGCGCCGGTGTCGGTGCATCCGGTGGTGGGCTTTGCCGCGATCCTGTTCATCGCCGTGGGCGGGGGCGCGTCGGGCGCGCTCAACATGTGGTGGGACGCCGATATCGACGCGGTGATGAAACGCACCGCAAAGCGGCCCATCCCCGCCGGCAAGGTGACGCGGGACGAGGCGTTCGCCTTCGGCATGGCGCTGTCGGGTTTTGCCGTGGTGATGCTGGGGCTGGCGACCAACCTTCTGGCGGCAGGCCTGCTGGCCTTCACCATCTTCTTCTACATCGTGATCTATACCATGTGGCTGAAGCGCTGGACGCCGCAGAACATCGTGATCGGCGGCGCCGCCGGGGCCTTCCCCCCGATGATCGGCTGGGCCGCGGCGACGGGATCGGTCTCGGTCGAGGCGGTGCTGATGTTCTGCCTGACCTTCATGTGGACGCCGCCTCATTTCTGGGCCCTGGCGCTGTTCACCAAGATGGATTACGACAATGCGCGGGTGCCGATGCTGACCGTGACCCACGGGCGCCGGTCGACCCGCGTGCATATCCTGGTCTACACCGTGCTGCTGGCGGCGCTCGCCATCGGGCTGGGCTTCACCAGCGTGGGCGGGCCGCTCTACCTGGCCGTCGCGCTGGTGCTGAACGCCACCTTCCTGAAAGGCGCGGTGGACATCTGGCGCCGGGACGAGGCCGCCTCGGAAGCGGACAAGTACCTGGCCGAGCGCAAGTTCTTCAAGTTGTCGCTGCTGTACCTCTTCGCGCATTTCGGCGCGATTGCCGCCGAGGCGCTGTTGGCGCCCTACGGCCTGGGAGGGTGGTGA